From the genome of Lepus europaeus isolate LE1 chromosome 23, mLepTim1.pri, whole genome shotgun sequence:
ccataacacCATCATGAAACTACTCTACAGTTTGCTTATCCTTGCACCAGCCGGTTGACATGTAGGTTGATTATATTGGTCGGTTTTTCACTACTGCATGTAAGTACCTTTATAAAGATTTGTTAGgcctcatggttctggaggttcatAGTCCGAGATCAGGCGGCCCCCACTGGTTCAGCTGATGGCCTTGGAGTCCCAAGGTGATGCAGATCATCGAAGAGTCAGAGAGTGCGCAGctgtctctgcctgtgtctcaTGAGACTGCCCTAACGACTGATCCAATCCAGTCACCTCCCAAAGGGCCCAGCTCTCAACTCCAGAACTGGAGCAAGTTCTCACCCTCCTAGTGCCATTGACTTACAACATGGGGGTTTAAACTTCCATGTGCTCAGGAGTCCTGCTAGAAATGTTTGAGCGCACTCAACCTGTGTTTTCAGTTCTCATCAGAAAACACCTAGGAGTACAATGACTGAGTCATAACAGTTaatatttgtcaattttattgatcttttcaaagaatcatcTTTTggcttatttgattttttttttttttcgttactTCTTGGCCTTCTGTTTCATTGATGTCTGGTCCTTGTTATTGTCTTCCTTTATATACTTTGGTTTCTTCAGGTTGAAACTCAGATATTgacattgtttttcttctttcacatAGCATTCCGTGCTGTACATGTCTAAGTACTGCATTAGCCACATCCCACACATTTCATTATGTTGGAGCAGGGCGAGTGGGAGGTGTGAGGAAGGAGTAGAGGCTGGTCAGGTGAGAACACCTAGTGGCTTCTCACTGCGGACCCCCTGAGACCCAGAACTTGCCGATAACATAATGGTTTTgagtctgggtttgaatcctgtgGCCACAGTCAGCTCACAGTAGAGCTGCTGGGTTCTTTGTACtattctttcatgttttctaagttTTCAATTCTTGATCCCACCCAGGACCTGTCACAGCAGCCATAGGCAGGCCCTGGACAGGTGCCAGGGTACCTCAGCATCCATTCAGCCTAACTCTGCCAGCGCACAAAGCTGGGCCAGGGAGTGGGGACGTGCCACTTCTCTGCACCCCACGCCTCCTGGGCCCGCAGTCCCATCCTGCTCAGTGTCTGCCATACAACCTTCCTCCCCTGGGAGAAGTGCTGCTGAAGTGAACTCCCTTGGAACTGTGGCCACTCCTGACCTGAGCGAGTGAGCAGCTGTGTCATTGCAGGAATCGGTGACCTTCAAGGACGTGGCCGTGGACTTCACCCAGGAGGAGTGGAGTCAGCTGGATTCCCCTCAGCGAGCCCTGTACTGGGACGTGATGCTGGAGAACTACCAGAACCTTCTCGCCCTTGGTAAGATGCTCCCCCTAGGGCTGGTGTCTGCTCTCGGCTTTCTCCCACCAAACACCCTGTCAGCGTCAGCCCTGGTGCCAGACACAGCAGTGACTCACCACCTTGGGCTTGCGCCTCGGCCACTCCGGCAGTCCCCACGGCGCCATCTCGCTGGGAGCTGTGACTGGGGAACATAGGAGGACGGTTGGTCGGGAGGCAGGTGGGGCTGCGAGGACTTGGGGCTCAGCCCACACAGAGATGCCCTCAGGTAATGAAGGCAGGGTGTCCCTGGGGTTTCAGAGCATGTACTGTGACTAGGAGTCCACATGCGAGACACCCAGAGGGCTTCCTGTGTCCTGTCAGCAGTGCCCACTTCACAGTGTCTTGTCCCCATCTACAGGGCTGGTCCTGTGTGGGCAGCTCCTAGCCCTGCTGCTTTCTTCCCCTTGATCAGGGCCCCTGGTCTGCAAGCCAGATGTGATCTCTCATCTGGAACGAGGCGAGGAGCCATGGCGTGTGCAGAGGGAAGTGCCTGGAGGGGCTTGTCCAGGTGAGCAGTGACACAGGTGAAAGGGTGCCTGGCACCCCCTCCATGCTTCCTCTGTGGGTGTCCAGGTTGTGGCTTCCACTTTCTGTCCGTAGTCCCACCACCctgcctcgctccctccctcacGTACTGAACACTGCTTGTGTGCCAGCTCCTGATCTGGGAATACAGTAGTGACTAAGACCACCAAAAGCCCCACCTTCTGCTGGATGTGTGAGGAACTGGGGCCAGGGCTTCTCTAACTAAGAAGAGGAGGCGGGGAGACGTGGGACAGGCCACACTGCTCAGGGTCAAAGTCAGGGTCAGTGAGGACCACTTGGCAGAAACACTGGCTCTCCTTgagtgaagggggggggggggggcgggttaTGGACGAGTCCTGAGCAGGGGGTTAACATGGCCTATTTTTCTTCTCTAACAGAGACTTTGCTTTAGTTGGCTCATCAGTTAATAACTAATGAATTTCAGTTAATTTAGTGGACTCTAGATGCTGCTTGTGGGTGGTATCTGGAAAACTTGAGAAACACAcattttggggtgggcattgtagcacagcgggttaagccaccactcaggacgcccacatcccacatcagagtgcttggctcaagtcctggctactccacttccagtccagcctcctgctaatgcacctgggaggccgcggatggtgactcaagtaactgagtccctctCACccacctggagttcctggcttctggctttgcagccatctggggagtgaatcaacagatggaagatccctgtctctctacctcccccactctcattcagcctttcaaataaaaaaaataaatacttcaaaaGTAATGAGAAAcacgtttatttttattttctactttttttaataagtcacagagagagagaccgaccttccctgtgctggttcaactcaccaaaatgccctcaacagccatggctgggccacgccaaagccaggagccaggaactcccacatggatggcacagACCCAACAGcagtgagccatcacctcctgccttccagagccaggacgtgaacccgTGTGTTCTGACTGGGATGTAGGCAGCCCAGGGGGCGGCTTAACCACTAaggcaaacacctgccccagaaacACACCTTTGTGTGGGAAAGGCAGGCCAACGAGCAGGTGAACGTAGAGCCAAGATCAGTGCGTGCAGGCCTGCTGTGCTGAGCGGAGCTGAACACATGGGCGGACAGGGAAGAGGCagacccctcctccttccccttcctctgctcccttccctctctcttccgcACCCCCAGCCCAGGAACCTGCAGTGGCGGCCACAGCCGCAACTTCCTGCGCTGGCTTCCACTTCCACTGCCCCCTTCATCCTCTTCCCCATAACTAccctttttcaaataatattttttgtttgactAATACATgtttatactaaaaaaaaaaaaaacaaaaaaaaaaaaacaaaaaaaaaaaaactgggataaCACAAGAAGTCTCGAGATCACCCCTAATCTTCCCACCCAAGAGGCAGGGAGACTCAAATCTGAACTCCAGAGCCCCACTCAGAAAATCCCACGTTCCGTTCCCTACAGAAGGGACGCCTCGGcctgaggtggaggaggaggaacccCCGCAGCGGCGGGCTGCTTGCCAAGGAGAAGCGTTCCAGGAGCCGATCACCGTGCAGCCAGCGAGGCCCAGCctccacggtgccagccccgggGAGACGTGGGCCTGGGCAGACCCAGCAGATGCTGTGTGGGGAAGCAAGGCTGTGTTATGGGAGCGCACACCCGCCGCCGATGAGGACGTCTCCCCTGAGGAGCACCGTCGGGGCCACGACACGTCGAAGGAGGGCTCCCCCCTCGGGTGCACCGTCCCCCCTGAGCCGAGCAACCCCACAGGGGGACGTTGTCCCAACACATACCTCAGGGATGTCGCATCCGCCGAGGGCGTCGCCAAGGCCCCCGGGAGAACACACGCAGGGGAAAACTCGTGGAAGTCAAGTGAGCAAGGGGAGTCCCCACAGGCGTGCAGGCAGCACGGCATCTTCGTGTGCGACGAGTGCGGGAAGGCATTCCCCCAGAGCGCGTCGCTCACGCTGCATCGGCGCTGGCACGGCCGGGAGAAGGCCTACAAGTGCCGCGAGTGCGGCAAGGCCTTCCCCTGGAGCACCAGCCTCATCGAACACCAGCGGGTACACAGCGGCGAGAAGCCCTTTGTCTGCAGCGAGTGCGGGAAGGCCTTCAGCTGCCACTCATCTCTCAACGTGCACCAGCGGGTCCACACGGGCGAGCGACCCTACAAGTGCAGTGCCTGCGAGAAGGCCTtcagctgcagctccctgctcaacaTGCACCTGCGCGTGCACACCGGCGAGAAGCCCTACAAGTGCGGCGAGTGCGGCAAGGCCTTCAACCAGCGCACGCACCTGACCCGGCACCACCGGATCCACACCGGCGAGAAGCCCTACAAGTGCAACCAGTGCGGCAAGGCCTTCACCTGTCACTCCTCCCTCACCGTGCACGAGAAGATCCACAGCGGAGACAAGCCGTTCAAGTGCAACGAGTGCGAGAAGGCCTTCAATCACCGGTCCCGCCTCACCCTCCACCAGCGGATCCACACGGGCGAGAAGCCATTCAAGTGCACAGACTGCGGGAAGGGCTTCAGCTGCCACTCGTACCTCCTCGTGCACCAGCGGGTCCACACCGGCGAGAAGCCATTCAAGTGCAACGAGTGCGGCAAGGCCTTCAGCTCCCACTCGTACCTCCTCGTGCACCAGCGGGTCCACACGGGCGAGAAGCCCTTCGACTGCAGCCAGTGCTGGAAGGCCTTCAGCTGCCACTCGTCGCTCATCGTGCACCAGCGGGTCCACACCGGCGAGCGGCCCTACAAGTGTCGCGAGTGCGGCAAGGCCTTCAGCCAGAACCACTGTCTTACCAAGCACCAGAAAGTTCATTCCGGAGAGAAGTCTTTGAAACGCAACGACCGTGGGCAGATGTTCAGCTGGAGCGCACACCTCCTGGAGCACCGGAGACTGCACGGCAAGGAGAAGCCCTTTGCCCTCCAGTTCAACAAACACCTGCTGAGCACGTACTACGTGCCCGGCggtctgctgggggctggggacatgGAGGTGAGGGACGTGGACCCAGTGAACGCGATGGATGTGGCAGAGCTCCTGTGtgcagccccacccccgcccagcagGAATTTCCCCCTGGGGAGCAAGCCCTGACACTGACAGGAGGTCTCGGGAGCCACTTCCTGGGCTGCCCAGGAGACAGGCATAGTCACTCCTCACGAGCTCCTGGATCCAAGCTGCTCCTTCTTCCAGCCCGTGCAAGCCTTGCCCAAAGCTCAGAGCACTTCTACCCACTGGGAAGGGATGAGAGTGGAGAGCCTTTGGAGGATGTCCATTGTCTTGTTCCCCGATGAGTGTGGAGGTCACCGACCAGGGGAAGGGAAGATAAAAAGGGCCTTTGTGTCCTCAGACGGGCTCCTGGAGTGCCTTCCCTCCGTAACCCGCTGTGtgacaacagaaataaaataccAGAGTTGCAAGCAGTATTACCTCCAAGTGAACGCTCTTACTTCCTGGATTGGCCTCCTGTAGCAGATACGTCTGTCAGAGACTGCAGCAGTCACGGCAGAGCACCAAGGTAGCCACATCCTTACACCTTGCCATGAAGTCCCTGGTGGGGAATTGGGAGCACCCTGGCAGGTACCCAGTACATACAGGGAAGATGGGCATAGCATCAAAGCAGATGTTTCTAGAAGCTTGCCTTCGCTGACCAGCGCTGGCGAGGCTGCTCTGTAAGGATCTCTCCTTACCATTTGGCTTGTATCCAAGAGGAGGCCCCTCCATACTGCCCACTGGGAAGGGAAGCCACAGCCCCACAGAggtgatgcaggtatcccatattggagtgccggtttgagtcccagctgctccacttctgatccacctccctgctaatgtgcagggaaaggcagcagaagatggcccaagtccttgagcccctgccacccacgtgggaggcccagttggggttccctggctcctggcttcagcctggaccagccccaggtgttgcagccatttgggggagtgaaccagcagatggaagatatacccctcctttcaaataaataaatcttaaaaaaggaaagagtgaCAGTTGAGCCCCTGGAGTTGGTCTTTCAGAACATTCCCACGACCTCCTCAAACAAGCTGCCAGAAAGGAGCTGCCAGAAAGGAGCCTGAGCCCTGTCTTTGGACTTAACAGTGTATGAAGATGAACATTTCAAGCAGAAGGGGCCCTCCTGCTGCCCCTTGTCTACAGCCTACACgtgccccagcctttgcaggccGCCTCACGGAGGCAGCTTCTGTAGGGAACTGCCTTCCCATCGTCTCCCTCGTCACAATAAAGCTCCTCTGAGCAACTTGGGCTGGAGGCGATTTGGTGACACTCAGAGCGCATGGAGCCCCTGTGTCCATCAGCCATACCGAGATACTGAAGGGGCGTATCTG
Proteins encoded in this window:
- the ZNF74 gene encoding zinc finger protein 74 isoform X2, with amino-acid sequence MHFPMVPEVQVWDEGVSRESVTFKDVAVDFTQEEWSQLDSPQRALYWDVMLENYQNLLALGPLVCKPDVISHLERGEEPWRVQREVPGGACPEGTPRPEVEEEEPPQRRAACQGEAFQEPITVQPARPSLHGASPGETWAWADPADAVWGSKAVLWERTPAADEDVSPEEHRRGHDTSKEGSPLGCTVPPEPSNPTGGRCPNTYLRDVASAEGVAKAPGRTHAGENSWKSSEQGESPQACRQHGIFVCDECGKAFPQSASLTLHRRWHGREKAYKCRECGKAFPWSTSLIEHQRVHSGEKPFVCSECGKAFSCHSSLNVHQRVHTGERPYKCSACEKAFSCSSLLNMHLRVHTGEKPYKCGECGKAFNQRTHLTRHHRIHTGEKPYKCNQCGKAFTCHSSLTVHEKIHSGDKPFKCNECEKAFNHRSRLTLHQRIHTGEKPFKCTDCGKGFSCHSYLLVHQRVHTGEKPFKCNECGKAFSSHSYLLVHQRVHTGEKPFDCSQCWKAFSCHSSLIVHQRVHTGERPYKCRECGKAFSQNHCLTKHQKVHSGEKSLKRNDRGQMFSWSAHLLEHRRLHGKEKPFALQFNKHLLSTYYVPGGLLGAGDMEVRDVDPVNAMDVAELLCAAPPPPSRNFPLGSKP
- the ZNF74 gene encoding zinc finger protein 74 isoform X1; protein product: METSALEPEETALCSQNPALPLKEHPEDELGWGLLEARSEESVTFKDVAVDFTQEEWSQLDSPQRALYWDVMLENYQNLLALGPLVCKPDVISHLERGEEPWRVQREVPGGACPEGTPRPEVEEEEPPQRRAACQGEAFQEPITVQPARPSLHGASPGETWAWADPADAVWGSKAVLWERTPAADEDVSPEEHRRGHDTSKEGSPLGCTVPPEPSNPTGGRCPNTYLRDVASAEGVAKAPGRTHAGENSWKSSEQGESPQACRQHGIFVCDECGKAFPQSASLTLHRRWHGREKAYKCRECGKAFPWSTSLIEHQRVHSGEKPFVCSECGKAFSCHSSLNVHQRVHTGERPYKCSACEKAFSCSSLLNMHLRVHTGEKPYKCGECGKAFNQRTHLTRHHRIHTGEKPYKCNQCGKAFTCHSSLTVHEKIHSGDKPFKCNECEKAFNHRSRLTLHQRIHTGEKPFKCTDCGKGFSCHSYLLVHQRVHTGEKPFKCNECGKAFSSHSYLLVHQRVHTGEKPFDCSQCWKAFSCHSSLIVHQRVHTGERPYKCRECGKAFSQNHCLTKHQKVHSGEKSLKRNDRGQMFSWSAHLLEHRRLHGKEKPFALQFNKHLLSTYYVPGGLLGAGDMEVRDVDPVNAMDVAELLCAAPPPPSRNFPLGSKP